One part of the Candidatus Methylacidiphilales bacterium genome encodes these proteins:
- a CDS encoding AarF/UbiB family protein — protein MLVDPIKSAVETWAQVPRYREIFSVLYKYGFADFLQLVHLRALSDLLNRRLSKADLALQHKPAPVRLRMALEELGPTFVKLGQILSSRRDFIDEEFHNELHKLQEHVAPFPGEQAKAILEAELKQEPSKLFKKFQTRPIASASVSQVHRATLHTGELVAVKIQRPDILKTIEMDLAILMEIARFLDKHVEVIAVLNPTGIVRDFSKTMLRELDFLNEASNMRRFQKQFSDKESIRVPRVYDEFTTSRVLVMEYLEGLHIDQPEALVDAGVDPVALSETISGLIFEQVLELGFFHADPHPGNMAVMKDGVVALYDYGMMGQLTPAFREDIADLLMGLTERDARMIMYAIIGMSEESFVEDPIRMEADIEAFNENHLNKPLKEIQVGYVLNRLLDLLMTHKLRMKPAFYLGIKALSQIEAIGLVLNPDLNFIELGRPHATRLLMEKLDLPRLWKGAGKIVLETMRLLEHLPGDLKEVYFRMRSGRFSLPVEHKINPEGFEPLRKTLDQIANRMADAILSAAVLICSSVIILSMIPPLIHGIPLLGIIGLGVGAFMTLRLFLAIWRHGGF, from the coding sequence ATGCTGGTTGATCCCATCAAATCAGCGGTTGAAACCTGGGCACAGGTCCCGCGCTACCGCGAGATTTTCAGCGTTCTGTACAAATACGGCTTTGCCGATTTTTTGCAGTTGGTCCACCTGCGTGCGCTTTCCGACCTCCTGAACCGCCGCCTGAGCAAGGCCGACCTGGCGCTGCAACACAAGCCGGCCCCCGTGCGCCTGCGCATGGCCCTGGAAGAACTGGGCCCCACCTTTGTCAAACTGGGGCAAATCCTCAGTTCCCGCCGCGATTTTATCGATGAGGAATTCCACAATGAACTCCACAAATTGCAGGAGCACGTCGCCCCTTTCCCGGGCGAGCAAGCCAAGGCCATTCTTGAGGCGGAATTGAAACAGGAACCCTCGAAGCTGTTTAAAAAATTCCAAACCCGGCCCATTGCCTCCGCCTCGGTCTCCCAGGTACACCGTGCAACGCTGCACACGGGGGAACTGGTCGCGGTTAAAATCCAGCGGCCGGACATCCTGAAAACCATCGAAATGGACCTGGCCATCCTGATGGAGATCGCCCGCTTTCTGGACAAGCATGTGGAAGTGATCGCTGTATTGAATCCCACGGGCATTGTGCGCGATTTTTCAAAGACCATGCTGCGCGAACTGGATTTTTTGAATGAGGCCTCCAACATGCGGCGCTTTCAAAAGCAATTCAGCGACAAGGAATCCATCCGGGTGCCGCGCGTTTATGATGAATTCACCACATCGCGCGTGCTGGTCATGGAATACCTGGAAGGGCTCCACATCGACCAGCCGGAAGCGCTTGTCGATGCCGGTGTGGATCCGGTGGCGCTTTCCGAAACGATTTCGGGGCTCATATTCGAGCAGGTCCTGGAGCTTGGCTTTTTCCATGCGGACCCGCATCCGGGCAACATGGCGGTCATGAAGGACGGAGTGGTGGCCCTGTACGACTACGGCATGATGGGCCAGCTCACACCGGCCTTTCGGGAGGACATCGCCGACCTGTTGATGGGTTTGACCGAGCGGGATGCCCGCATGATCATGTATGCCATCATCGGGATGTCGGAAGAAAGCTTTGTGGAAGATCCCATCCGGATGGAAGCGGACATTGAGGCGTTCAACGAGAATCATTTAAACAAGCCGCTGAAGGAAATCCAGGTCGGCTATGTGCTGAACCGGCTGCTGGATTTGCTGATGACCCATAAATTGCGCATGAAGCCCGCGTTTTATCTGGGCATCAAGGCACTCTCACAAATCGAGGCCATCGGCCTGGTCCTGAATCCCGACCTGAATTTCATCGAGTTGGGCCGTCCCCACGCGACGCGCTTGCTGATGGAGAAGCTGGACTTGCCGCGCCTCTGGAAAGGAGCCGGAAAAATTGTCCTCGAAACCATGCGCCTGCTTGAACATCTGCCGGGCGACCTGAAGGAGGTTTATTTCCGCATGCGCAGCGGGCGTTTCAGCCTGCCGGTGGAGCATAAAATCAATCCGGAAGGGTTTGAACCTCTTCGCAAGACGCTGGATCAAATTGCAAACCGCATGGCCGACGCGATTCTCAGCGCAGCGGTGCTGATTTGTTCCAGCGTGATTATTCTGTCGATGATCCCGCCGCTGATTCACGGGATCCCGCTGCTGGGAATCATCGGCCTGGGAGTGGGCGCGTTCATGACCCTGCGCCTGTTCCTGGCCATCTGGCGCCACGGCGGGTTTTAG